A window from Polyodon spathula isolate WHYD16114869_AA chromosome 28, ASM1765450v1, whole genome shotgun sequence encodes these proteins:
- the LOC121301856 gene encoding pyruvate dehydrogenase (acetyl-transferring) kinase isozyme 2, mitochondrial-like has protein sequence MKFVRFLMKNSALANAPKHIDHFSKFSPSPLSIKQFLDFGSTNACEKTSFAFLRQELPVRLSNIMKEINLLPDRLISTPSVLMLQSWYMQSLLDILNFLDKSPDDHSALRDFTEALVKIRNRHNDVVPTMAQGVIEYKEAFGQDPVTSQNVQYFLNRFYMSRISIRMLINQHTLIFDGTTNPAHPNTIGSIDPSCEVAEVVRDAYESAKMLCDQYYLGSPKLEIEEINSNCQKETISMVYVPSHLYHMLFELFKNAMRATVETHESSPSLPPIKVMVALGGEDLSIKMSDRGGGVPLRKIERLFSYMYSTAPTPQIGDFQQTPLAGFGYGLPISRLYARYFQGDLQLYSMEGYGTDAVIYLKALSTDSIEKLPVYNKSAWRHYKVSQEADDWCVPSKEPLNLAVYRASK, from the exons ATGAAGTTCGTCAGGTTTCTAATGAAAAATTCTGCATTAGCCAATGCACCAAAACATATTGACCATTTTTCGAAATTCTCACCGTCGCCTCTTTCTATAAAGCAGTTCTTGGATTTTG GCTCCACAAATGCATGTGAGAAGACTTCCTTTGCCTTCTTGAGACAGGAGCTTCCGGTGCGGCTGTCAAACATCATGAAAGAGATCAATCTTTTACCCGATCGGCTAATCAGCACCCCGTCTGTGCTGATGTTGCAGAGCTG GTACATGCAGAGTTTGTTAGATATCTTGAACTTTCTTGACAAGAGTCCTGATGACCACAGCGCACTAAGAGA TTTCACAGAGGCCCTGGTTAAGATCAGGAACAGACACAATGACGTGGTGCCCACCATGGCACAGGGGGTGATTGAGTACAAAGAGGCGTTTGGGCAGGACCCCGTCACAAGTCAAAACGTGCAGTACTTCCTCAACCGTTTCTACATGAGCCGCATCTCCATTCGTATGCTCATCAACCAGCACA CTCTAATCTTTGACGGTACAACAAACCCAGCTCACCCCAACACCATTGGGAGCATTGACCCAAGCTGTGAAGTGGCAGAGGTGGTTAGAG ATGCTTATGAAAGCGCCAAGATGCTCTGTGATCAGTACTACCTGGGGTCTCCCAAACTAGAAATTGAAGAAATTAATT cTAACTGTCAGAAAGAGACAATTAGCATGGTGTACGTGCCATCTCATCTATACCACATGCTGTTCGAGCTCTTCAAG AATGCCATGAGAGCTACAGTGGAGACCCATGAATCTAGCCCCTCCCTTCCTCCAATCAAAGTCATGGTGGCACTCGGGGGTGAAGACCTCTCTATTAAG ATGAGCGATCGAGGTGGTGGTGTCCCTTTGCGTAAGATTGAGAGGCTCTTCAGCTACATGTATTCCACAGCACCTACCCCACAGATCGGCGATTTCCAGCAAACCCCTCTG GCTGGTTTTGGATATGGACTTCCTATCTCGAGACTCTATGCACGGTATTTCCAGGGAGACCTTCAGCTGTACTCAATGGAGGGGTACGGCACAGACGCTGTCATCTATTTGAAG gCTTTATCAACCGATTCTATTGAGAAGTTGCCCGTCTACAATAAATCTGCCTGGAGACACTACAAAGTGAGCCAGGAAGCGGATGACTGGTGTGTCCCTAGCAAAGAACCCCTAAATCTGGCTGTCTACCGGGCTTCAAAGTGA